The Sphingobacterium bambusae genome includes a window with the following:
- a CDS encoding sugar phosphate isomerase/epimerase family protein, which produces MDHRRRRFIQQSLWISGGLLFSTNLWGQQAPKQRYKVAVIDLMILKRQKLSAFELSKEIDADGLEVDMGGLGNRDTFESKLSDPATREEFLNKSKETGVEICSLAMTGFYAQSFATRPTYKQMVGDCLTTCQQMGVKVAFLPLGIQGDLRKHPELRPAIVERLKVVGEMAKKAGVIVGIETALDAQGEVALLKDIGSKHIQIYFNFSNPLKEGRDLISELKILGRKRICQIHCTDEDGVWLENNKRLNMPQVKQTLDKMGWKGWLVIERSRDASLSPRMVKENFGANTRYMKRIFQ; this is translated from the coding sequence ATGGATCACCGCAGAAGACGTTTTATACAACAGAGTTTATGGATTAGTGGGGGCTTACTGTTCTCGACAAATTTATGGGGACAGCAGGCTCCCAAACAACGCTATAAAGTAGCCGTGATAGACTTAATGATCTTGAAGCGGCAGAAGCTCAGTGCTTTTGAGCTCAGCAAAGAGATCGATGCAGATGGTTTGGAAGTCGATATGGGTGGGCTTGGCAACCGTGATACGTTTGAAAGCAAGCTGTCTGATCCTGCCACCCGCGAAGAATTTTTAAATAAATCTAAAGAAACAGGCGTAGAGATCTGCTCCTTGGCCATGACGGGCTTCTATGCGCAGTCCTTTGCGACTAGGCCTACCTATAAGCAAATGGTTGGTGACTGTTTGACAACTTGTCAACAAATGGGCGTGAAGGTTGCCTTTCTTCCATTGGGCATCCAAGGAGATTTGCGTAAACATCCCGAATTGCGTCCCGCCATTGTCGAGCGTTTGAAGGTCGTGGGCGAGATGGCTAAGAAGGCTGGTGTGATTGTAGGGATCGAAACGGCTCTCGATGCGCAGGGTGAAGTTGCGCTGCTGAAAGATATCGGCTCGAAGCATATCCAAATCTACTTCAACTTTTCCAACCCCTTGAAAGAAGGTCGTGATTTGATCAGTGAATTGAAAATTCTAGGTAGAAAGCGCATCTGCCAAATTCATTGCACCGATGAAGATGGGGTATGGTTGGAAAATAATAAGCGCTTGAATATGCCACAGGTAAAACAAACCTTGGATAAGATGGGTTGGAAGGGCTGGCTTGTCATCGAACGGTCGCGTGATGCCAGTCTCTCGCCCCGGATGGTAAAAGAAAATTTTGGCGCGAATACGCGTTACATGAAACGTATTTTTCAATGA
- a CDS encoding glycoside hydrolase family protein translates to MKNTLILLGLLAVARLSSAQTTTVSQEEMQAIYQEVKTPHKYGLVLTPGKKTDLMDCPSIYKDGKTWYMTYIVFDGQGYETWLAESSDLLTWKTLGKQMSKQDDGKWDAKQRAGYNALIDTEWGGSYKLHRFNRKYWMSYFGGSTAGYEPEPLSIGMAFNTKKPTKPMEWQRLNEPVLGDTDTDVRWWENRHKLFKSYVIEDPERHTGHRFIMYYNAVGDSLANNKPTRWYERIGMAVSDDMTHWTRYGKDPVVHHPVGITGDPMIQQINGTWVMFYFGAFWKDRNGGFNRFAASKDLIHWTDWEGENLVESSESFDKQYAHKSFVLKHKGTVYHYYCAVDSAGNRGIALATSNDLGKSKLQFKN, encoded by the coding sequence ATGAAGAACACATTAATACTCCTTGGCTTGTTGGCCGTCGCTAGGTTGTCCAGCGCGCAAACAACTACAGTGTCGCAGGAAGAGATGCAGGCCATCTATCAGGAAGTAAAGACTCCCCATAAATACGGACTTGTTTTGACGCCCGGTAAGAAGACAGATCTTATGGACTGCCCCAGTATTTACAAAGACGGTAAAACATGGTATATGACCTATATCGTGTTTGATGGACAGGGGTATGAAACCTGGTTGGCTGAAAGTAGCGATTTATTGACTTGGAAAACCCTAGGAAAGCAAATGTCAAAGCAAGATGATGGAAAGTGGGACGCAAAGCAACGGGCGGGTTACAATGCCCTGATTGATACCGAGTGGGGCGGAAGTTATAAGCTGCACCGCTTCAACAGAAAATATTGGATGTCCTATTTCGGGGGCTCGACAGCTGGCTACGAGCCTGAACCTTTGTCGATAGGCATGGCCTTTAACACCAAAAAGCCAACCAAACCGATGGAATGGCAACGGCTGAATGAACCTGTTTTAGGAGATACCGATACCGACGTGCGTTGGTGGGAAAATAGGCATAAGCTCTTTAAAAGCTATGTCATCGAAGATCCGGAACGGCACACTGGCCACCGCTTTATCATGTATTACAATGCGGTTGGCGATTCATTGGCTAATAACAAGCCTACCCGTTGGTATGAGCGTATCGGGATGGCCGTCTCCGACGATATGACCCATTGGACACGCTACGGCAAAGATCCTGTAGTACATCACCCTGTGGGCATCACCGGAGACCCAATGATTCAGCAGATCAATGGTACTTGGGTGATGTTCTACTTTGGCGCATTTTGGAAAGATCGAAACGGCGGGTTCAACCGCTTTGCGGCATCGAAAGACTTAATTCACTGGACCGATTGGGAAGGAGAAAACCTCGTGGAATCTTCCGAAAGCTTCGATAAGCAGTATGCTCATAAATCCTTTGTGCTGAAGCATAAAGGCACTGTTTATCACTATTACTGTGCGGTGGATAGCGCAGGAAACCGCGGTATAGCCCTCGCTACGTCCAACGATCTAGGCAAGAGCAAGCTGCAATTCAAGAATTAG
- a CDS encoding glycoside hydrolase family 28 protein, which produces MRIVHAICFLLLLALFYGCKSVPLERQLDGSLRKADQVGADQLPIAIEPVHSPFFMQDFARPTFPDRRDTVVAGEQDIQQKIDRLAQAGGGILLLQAGHHRSGRIQLKSNINLHVEKGAVLEFNSEIADFLPVVFTRNEGVELYSLGACIYANGAKNIAITGSGKLIGPGAGTVREKTMTHDVIENIVDSKTPVENRIYDGKTADFIFPPALIAPINCQDVWIEGLHLERSAFWNVVPTYCERVVIRGLTIQSVGIQRGDGIDIESSKDVLVEYCTLHTGDDCIAIKAGRGYDGLRVNRPSENIVVRYCLSAEGHGGFTIGSETAGMVKKVYVHDCVFTGTDVGIRFKTRRPRGGGGEKIRFENIRMDVQHSALRWDMLGQALHVGQQASRDFKVEKNILTPHFSSIELKNIYIGSSSDCIKVEGIPESPLEGVRFDRIFGRGTRYLSLRDAQNILINDSKFICEELEVDSIGVVGLEQKNVTLITKK; this is translated from the coding sequence ATGAGGATCGTCCATGCTATATGTTTCTTGCTGTTGCTAGCGCTATTCTACGGATGTAAATCAGTTCCGTTGGAAAGGCAGCTGGATGGTAGCCTGCGCAAAGCGGATCAGGTGGGAGCAGATCAGCTTCCTATAGCTATTGAGCCGGTGCATTCGCCATTTTTTATGCAGGACTTCGCTCGGCCCACATTTCCCGATAGACGGGATACAGTCGTGGCGGGCGAGCAAGACATCCAGCAGAAGATAGACCGCTTAGCGCAGGCCGGCGGAGGCATCCTCCTGCTTCAAGCCGGTCATCATCGCTCGGGACGAATACAGTTGAAGAGCAACATCAATCTTCATGTCGAAAAGGGGGCTGTGTTAGAGTTCAATTCAGAAATAGCAGATTTTCTACCCGTGGTCTTCACGCGCAACGAAGGCGTGGAGCTGTATAGTTTGGGCGCTTGTATTTACGCGAATGGCGCTAAAAATATTGCGATTACTGGAAGCGGAAAGCTGATAGGTCCTGGAGCAGGAACGGTGCGCGAGAAAACAATGACACATGATGTCATCGAAAATATTGTAGATAGCAAAACGCCGGTCGAAAATCGGATTTACGATGGTAAGACGGCGGACTTTATCTTTCCGCCGGCCTTGATCGCTCCGATAAACTGTCAAGATGTATGGATCGAAGGACTGCATTTGGAGCGTTCTGCATTTTGGAATGTGGTACCTACTTATTGTGAGCGTGTGGTGATTCGCGGCTTGACGATACAATCGGTAGGCATACAACGTGGCGATGGTATAGACATTGAATCTTCCAAAGATGTATTGGTGGAATATTGCACGTTGCACACGGGCGATGACTGCATCGCCATAAAGGCGGGCCGCGGATATGATGGCTTGCGCGTAAACCGACCGTCAGAGAATATTGTCGTGCGCTATTGTCTTTCGGCAGAGGGACATGGCGGCTTCACCATCGGCAGCGAAACAGCAGGGATGGTCAAGAAGGTTTACGTACACGATTGTGTGTTTACCGGCACGGATGTGGGCATTCGTTTTAAAACGCGAAGACCTCGTGGGGGCGGCGGTGAAAAAATCCGCTTCGAAAATATCCGGATGGATGTGCAGCACTCCGCTTTGCGCTGGGATATGCTGGGACAAGCCTTGCATGTGGGCCAGCAGGCGAGCCGGGATTTCAAGGTCGAGAAAAATATATTGACACCCCATTTCTCCAGCATCGAACTGAAAAATATATACATCGGATCATCCAGCGACTGCATCAAAGTCGAGGGTATCCCCGAGTCTCCGCTGGAGGGCGTCCGCTTCGATCGCATCTTTGGACGCGGTACACGCTATCTTTCCCTGAGAGATGCGCAAAATATTCTCATTAACGATAGCAAATTTATTTGTGAAGAGCTGGAGGTGGATAGTATAGGCGTTGTAGGGCTGGAACAAAAAAACGTGACCTTAATAACCAAAAAGTAA
- a CDS encoding family 78 glycoside hydrolase catalytic domain, which translates to MRTSLKIAKMGILRNKNIIVFMTLFNVLLLHAYAASTKLSVHKVLIAGRENPLGINTLAPTFSWQLLSDGHDVQQQTYKIEVSRQRRISGGSKLLWDSGWITSAQSLHIPYAGAALAAGSTYYVRLHVRDNQGNTAASAVQSFHTGLVQPSDWGAAKWITKEILPDSLINPLPLSSSKLRIDKTYDLPVFRKNVRLNRKLKSSMAYISGLGHYELLLNGKPVDDALLQPGWTKYDKEAYYVVYDLTPQWKKGNNTLAVLLGNGFYYIPPIKGRFQKHKVAFGLPKLKMKIVNTYDDGRQETIVSDESWKVASSPITFSSMYGGEDYDASVLPSSWSSPTYDDRTWKNALPVNGPALTAQETDPIRVMQEFIGKKLANGSDGRNEVYDFGQNASGVIALTMKGKPGDTVRVYPAELLNENGLPNQKHSGSPYYFQYIFGAEGEVTWHPRFTYYGFRYAQLQKRSKAPNSIQILEAKAQHIRNSARQIGTFRSSDSLFNQIHRLIDWAIKSNMVSVFTDCPHREKLGWLEQLHLMGPSVQYNYDVARLFKKSLRDMRFSQTEDGLIPEIAPEYVQFDWGGDMFRDSPEWGSSAILLAWYAYQWYGDKTFLTENYPMMKRYITYLQSKAKGNILYQGLGDWYDLGPERPGVSQLTPAGITATAIYYDDLKALANIATIVGDEEGKLLYDSLKTKVYDAFQQAFFHADSANYGSGSQTSLAMPLYSGLVDSNQVVPVFENLVADIAKRDTAFTAGDIGHRYLLQVLQQQQRDDLIFAMHHDDTRPGYGYQIRKGATALTESWAALPNVSNNHFMLGHLMEWFHTGLGGLGQEPTSIAYKHIRIAPRLLDRVAQCDLDFESPYGKISVHRSGNDYQLAIPVNSFCTIVLPADVAYTVNGLPIEQFKSKKTPEGLELSLGSGVYQVVNTALSTKKEVKRK; encoded by the coding sequence ATGAGAACGAGTTTGAAAATAGCGAAAATGGGCATCCTGCGGAACAAAAATATTATTGTCTTTATGACACTATTTAATGTGCTGTTGCTGCACGCCTACGCCGCCAGTACAAAACTAAGTGTGCATAAGGTCTTGATAGCCGGAAGAGAAAACCCGCTGGGGATCAATACCCTTGCGCCGACTTTCAGTTGGCAGCTCTTAAGCGATGGGCACGATGTACAACAGCAAACCTACAAAATAGAAGTCAGTAGACAGCGTCGTATCTCCGGGGGGAGTAAGTTGCTGTGGGATTCCGGATGGATTACCTCAGCCCAATCCCTGCATATACCCTATGCAGGAGCTGCATTGGCCGCAGGTAGTACCTATTACGTTCGTCTGCATGTTCGAGACAACCAAGGGAATACTGCGGCTAGTGCGGTGCAATCTTTTCACACGGGATTGGTGCAGCCTTCAGACTGGGGCGCAGCAAAATGGATTACGAAGGAAATTTTGCCCGATTCGCTGATCAATCCGCTGCCACTCAGCTCCAGTAAACTGCGTATCGATAAGACTTACGACCTGCCTGTTTTTCGAAAAAATGTGCGCCTCAATCGTAAACTAAAATCGTCCATGGCCTACATCTCCGGACTGGGCCATTATGAGCTATTGCTGAACGGCAAGCCAGTCGATGATGCCTTGCTGCAACCTGGATGGACGAAATATGACAAAGAAGCTTACTACGTGGTGTACGACCTTACCCCGCAATGGAAAAAAGGGAACAATACCTTGGCCGTATTGCTGGGCAATGGCTTTTACTATATTCCACCGATCAAGGGGCGCTTTCAGAAGCATAAAGTAGCCTTCGGCCTGCCAAAACTGAAAATGAAAATCGTCAATACCTATGACGATGGCCGGCAAGAAACCATCGTGAGCGATGAAAGTTGGAAAGTAGCCTCTTCGCCAATTACGTTTTCGAGTATGTATGGTGGCGAAGATTACGACGCATCGGTATTACCCTCTTCGTGGAGCTCGCCAACATACGACGATCGGACCTGGAAAAATGCACTTCCTGTGAATGGACCAGCGCTTACGGCACAGGAAACAGATCCCATCCGCGTGATGCAGGAGTTTATCGGGAAGAAGCTCGCAAATGGATCTGACGGGCGAAATGAGGTTTATGATTTCGGACAAAATGCCTCAGGTGTTATTGCCTTGACGATGAAAGGTAAGCCCGGAGATACCGTTAGGGTTTATCCCGCCGAGTTGTTAAACGAAAATGGCCTACCCAATCAAAAACATTCGGGCAGTCCCTATTACTTCCAGTATATCTTTGGTGCAGAGGGCGAGGTAACCTGGCATCCGCGTTTCACCTATTATGGCTTTCGCTACGCACAGCTGCAAAAACGATCGAAAGCGCCGAATAGCATCCAGATTCTAGAGGCCAAGGCGCAGCATATTCGGAATAGCGCTCGGCAGATCGGGACTTTCCGCAGTTCCGATAGCTTGTTCAACCAAATTCATCGGTTGATCGATTGGGCTATTAAGAGCAACATGGTAAGCGTGTTTACCGACTGCCCACACCGCGAGAAATTAGGCTGGCTGGAACAGTTGCACCTCATGGGGCCATCCGTACAGTATAATTATGACGTGGCACGTCTGTTCAAGAAATCGCTGCGCGACATGCGTTTCTCACAGACCGAAGATGGCTTGATACCTGAAATTGCACCGGAATATGTACAGTTTGACTGGGGAGGTGACATGTTTCGGGACTCGCCCGAATGGGGATCGAGTGCGATACTGCTTGCTTGGTATGCCTACCAATGGTATGGCGATAAGACCTTCCTTACGGAAAATTATCCCATGATGAAGCGCTACATCACATACCTACAATCCAAGGCCAAGGGAAACATCCTCTATCAAGGTTTAGGCGACTGGTATGACCTCGGGCCAGAACGGCCGGGAGTGTCTCAGTTAACGCCTGCCGGAATTACGGCCACGGCCATCTACTACGATGATTTAAAGGCTTTGGCAAACATAGCGACAATAGTGGGCGATGAGGAAGGTAAGTTGCTGTACGATTCGTTGAAAACCAAGGTGTATGACGCTTTTCAGCAAGCTTTCTTCCATGCGGATTCGGCAAATTATGGTTCTGGCAGCCAGACCTCCTTGGCGATGCCCTTGTACAGCGGTTTGGTCGATAGTAATCAGGTTGTGCCGGTTTTTGAGAACCTCGTAGCCGATATCGCGAAGCGGGATACGGCTTTTACCGCGGGTGATATTGGACACCGCTATCTGCTCCAAGTACTTCAGCAACAGCAGCGCGACGACCTGATTTTCGCGATGCACCATGATGATACACGGCCGGGCTATGGTTACCAAATACGTAAGGGTGCTACGGCGCTCACCGAATCGTGGGCCGCGCTGCCCAATGTCTCCAACAACCATTTTATGCTGGGGCACTTGATGGAATGGTTTCATACCGGCTTAGGCGGACTGGGGCAAGAGCCAACTTCAATTGCTTACAAGCATATACGCATAGCACCACGGCTACTGGATCGCGTGGCACAGTGCGACTTGGATTTCGAAAGCCCATATGGAAAGATTTCGGTACATCGAAGCGGCAATGATTATCAGTTGGCCATTCCGGTAAACAGCTTTTGTACAATCGTATTGCCCGCCGATGTCGCATACACCGTCAACGGGTTGCCCATAGAACAGTTTAAGTCCAAGAAGACGCCCGAAGGGCTGGAGCTCAGCTTGGGATCTGGTGTCTATCAGGTCGTCAACACAGCACTTTCTACCAAGAAAGAAGTAAAAAGAAAATAA